The sequence below is a genomic window from Variovorax paradoxus B4.
GAGGCGCGCGCCAGTGCGCTGCCCATGCCGCGGATGCCTTCGGGTGGATAGCGCATGCCTTGCACCAGCCGCGCGGCCTGCTCGGCCGTGTCGACCATTGGCACCAGCAGCGTCTGCGCGCCGATGTCGAGGTACTGCTTGATCAGCGTGGTGTCGCCGGTCGGGATGCGCACGATCGGGTGCGAGCGCTCGGACTCGGGTTGCGCCGACCACGTGCTCGAGATGCCCTGCAGCTGCGCGAGCACCGAGCGCACGTCATTGGGCGCGTGCTCGCCGTCGACCAGCAGCCAGTCGAAACCGGTGCCGGCCAGGATCTCGGCCACGTAGCCGTCGGCCAGGCCGACCCAGAGGCCGATCTTCTGTTCGCCGGCCTGCATGGCCTGCTTGAAGGTGTTCAGGGGTGTTTGCATGGTGTGTCTTTTAGATGAGACGAAAGGCAATGCTGCCGAGGGGGCCGTAGTCGGCATGGAAGGTGTCGCCGGGCAGGGCGGTGGTCGGCCGGGTGAACGAGCCGCCCAGCACCACCTCCCCGGCTTCGAGGTGCTCGTCCCACGGCGCGAGCTTGTTCGCGAGCCAGGCCACGCCCGTGGCGGGGTGGTTGAGCACGGCCGCGGCCACGCCCGATTCCTCGATCACGCCGTTCTTGTAGAGCAGCGCGCTCACCCAGCGCAGGTCGACCGCGTCGGGCTTGACCGGCCGGCCGCCCATCACGATGCCGGCGTTGGCCGCGTTGTCGGCAATGGTGTCGAACACCTTGCGCGGCGCCTTGGTGTGGCGGTCGAACTGCTCGATGCGCGCGTCGATGATCTCGATGGCCGGCACCACGTAGTCGGTGGCGGCCAGCACGTCGAAGATGCTCACGTTCGGGCCCTGCAGCTTCTTGCCGAGCACGAAGGCCAGCTCCACCTCGATGCGCGGCGCGATGAAGCGCTTGAATGGAATGTCGCCGCCCTGCTCGAAGAACATGTCGTCGAGCAAGGTGCCGTAGTCGGGCTCGTCGATCTGGCTCGACTGCTGCATGGCGCGCGAGGTCAGGCCGATCTTGTGGCCCTTCACGACGCGGCCTTCAGCGATCTTCTGCCTGACCCATTCGCGCGAGATGGCATAGCCGTCCTCGATGGTCATCTCGGGAAAGCGCCTGGAGAAATGCTCGACCTGCACGCGCGATCTTTCGCTTTCGTGCAGTTCGGCCGCGAGCCTGGCGATGGTGTCGGCAGTGAGCATGGTGCTACTTGTTGAAAAGAGGATGCAGGTTGCTGTGCTTGCCGTCGTACACCTGGCCCGGGCTTTCGTCGATCTGCAGCGTGATGCCGATGTGGCGCTTGTCGAAGATCGGTTCGAAATGCGCGCGCACGTCGGCCAGCAGTTCGTCGCCGGCCTTTTTCTTCACGGCCTCCGAGCGCCCCGCGGCCATGCGGATGTTGAGGTACACGAAGGCGTAGTCGGCCTTGCCGTCGGCCACCGCGTAGTGCGCGGCGGGGTAGGCCAGCACGCGCGTGCCGCCGATGGGGAACACCGGCTTGCCGGCCTCGTCGCGCTGCGCGAGCATGGTGTCGGCCAGCGTGCGGCACAGCGCCGACATGTCGGTCTCGGCTTCGATGTTCGGGGTGTAGAGGATGACGAGATGGGGCATGGCGTGTGTTCAGGCGGTGTATTCGGACGGTGTGCTCAGACGGGAAGGGGCGTGACCGGGAAGATCGCGTTGATCTGCCCCGTGCCCGAGCTGCCGAAGTAGGGCGTGACCACCTCCACCGGCGCGGTGTAGCGGTCCCAGCCCAGCAGGCCCAGCAGCATCGCGGTGTCGTGCATGTCGCCTTCGCCCCAGCACTTCTCGGCGTACATCGGCAGCATGCCGACGAAGGCCTGCCAGTCGCCGGCCTTCCACAGCTCGACCACGCGGCGGTCCACCTGCTCGAGGAAGGGGTCGTACACCTTGTGCATGAACTCCGGCGCGTGGCCGTTGTCGGCAAAGTGATGCGAGAGCGAACCGCTCGCGAACACCGCCACCGTGCCCTCGTAGCGCTCCTCGATCGCGCGGCGCACCGCCAGGCCGAAGCGGCCCGACTCGGTGAGGTCGTGCCAGTCGCACCAGCCGCTGATGCTGATGACCTTGTAGTGCTGGTCGGCGTTCATGTAGCGCATCGGCACCAGCGTGCCGTACTCGAGTCCGAGCGTGGTGTCGCTGTGCGCGCGGCTCTTCACGCCCATCTCGTTGGCCATGTCGGCGATCAGGTGGCCCAGCGCCGGGTTGCCCGGGTAGGCGTAGGGCATGTTCTTGATGAAATGCGGCAGCTCGTTGCTGGTGTAGGTGCCGCCGAACTTCGGGCCGCAGTTGATGTGGTATTCGCTGTTGACCTGCCAGTGCACGTCGAACACCACGATGGTGTCCACGCCGAGCGTGCGGCAGCGCCGGTCGATCTCCTTGTGGCCGTTGATTGCGGCCTCGCGGCAGCCGAAGTTCGGTCCCGGGAATTCCGAGAGGTACATCGACGGCACGTGCGTGATCTTGGCAGCGAGTGCGAGCGTTCCCATGGTCAGGCTCCCCAGTGCGGAATGTGGTGCGAGCCCATCGACACCGCAACGTTCTTCGGTTCGCAGAACACCTCGTAGCTCCAGGTGCCGCCCTCGCGGCCCGTGCCCGAGGCCTTGGTGCCGCCGAAGGGCTGGCGCAGGTCGCGCACGTTCTGGCTGTTGACGAAGCACATGCCGGCTTCTACGGCAGCGGCCACGCGATGCGCCTTCCCGATGTTCTCGGTCCACACGTAGCTGCTCAGGCCGTAGGGGATGTCGTTGGCGAGTTCGATGGCGTGCGCCTCGTCCTTGAACGGGATCAGGCAGGCGACCGGGCCGAAGATCTCGTCCTGCGCGATCTTCATGCGGTTGTCGACGTCGGCAAAGACGGTGGGCATCACGTAGTTGCCCTTCTTCACACGGTCCGGCAGGTTCGATGGCGCCTCGAGGCCGCCGCACAGCAGCGTCGCGCCTTCCTTCGGGCCGAGTTCGATGTAGCTGCGCACCTTGGCCAGATGCGCCTGCGAAATCATCGGCCCGACGATGGTCTTCTCGTCGAGCGGGTCGCCCACGGTGATGCGCCTGGCGCGCTCGGCGAACTTCGCGGCGAAGTCGGCGTAGATCGACTGCTGCACCAGGATGCGCGAGCCGGCGGTGCAGCGCTCGCCGTTGTTGCTGAAGATCATGAACACGGCCGCGTCGAGCGCGCGGTCGAGGTCGGCGTCCTCGAAGATCACGAACGGGCTCTTGCCGCCGAGTTCCATGCTGAACTTCTTCAGGCCCGCGCTCTTCACGATGCGGTTGCCCGTGGCGGTGGAGCCGGTGAACGAAATCGCGCGCACGTCGGGGTGCGCCACCAGCGGCTCGCCGGCCTCCTTGCCGTAGCCGTGCACCAGGTTCAGCACGCCGGGCGGGATGCCCGCTTCGAGCGCCAGCTCGCCCAGCCGTGCGGCCGTGAGCGGCGAGAGCTCGCTCATCTTCAGCACCGCCGTGTTGCCGAAGGCCAGGCAGGGCGCGACCTTCCAGGTGGCCGTCATGAAGGGCACGTTCCACGGACTGATCAGCGCGCACACGCCCACCGGGTGGAACAGCGTGTAGTTCAGGTGCGTGGGCGTGGGGTAGGTGTGGCCGTCGACGCGCGTGCACATCTCGGCGAAGTAGTAGAAGTTGTCGGCCGCGCGCGGGATCAGCTGCTTGCCGGTCTGTGCGATGACCTGGCCGCAGTCGTCGGTCTCGGTCTGCGCGATCTCGGGCACGTGCTTGGCGATCAGGTCGCCGAGCTTGCGGATCAGCTTGGCGCGCTCGGGCGCGGGCAGGCCGGCCCACTTCGGGAAGGCCTCCTTGGCGGCGGCCACGGCCGCGTTCACTTCGGCCTCGCCGCCGGAGGCGACTTCGGCCAGCACCTCCTGCGTGGCGGGGTTGACGGTTTCGAAGTAGTCCTTGCCGGCGACGCGCTGGCCGGCGATCAGGTGATCGACTCTCATGCTTTTCCTTGGATGGTGTTGATCAGCGCGCCGACGCGCTCGATCTCGCAGATGACCACGTCGCCCGGCTTGCAATCGACGACCCCGTCGGGCGTGCCCGTGAGGATCAGGTCGCCCGGCGACAGCGTCATGAAGCGGCTGAAGTACTCGACGAGGAAGGGCGCATCGAAGATCATGTCGCGCGTGTTGCCCTGCTGCGTGACGGTGCCGTTCACCGTGGTCTTCAATGCGAGCGCCATCGGATCGGGCACGTCGGCCGCATCGACGAACCAGGGCCCCAGCGGCGTGCAGGTGTCGCGGTTCTTCACGCGCAGGTTGGGGCGGTACCAGTTCTCGAGGTAGTCGCGAATGGCGTAGTCGTTGGCGACCGAGTAGCCGCCGATGAAGTCGTAGGCGTCGGCCCGCTTCACGTTCTTCGCGGTCTTGCCGATCACGATGGCGAGTTCGCACTCGTAGTGCATGAACTGCACGCCGGCCGGCCGGTGCGTGAACTGGCGGTGGCCGATCAGCGTGCTCTGGCCCTTGACGAACACCAGCGGTTCCTCGGGCGCCTTGAACTCGAGTTCCTTCGCATGGTCGGCATAGTTGAGGCCGAGCGCGAGGATGGTGCGCGGGCGCGGCGTGGGCGCGAGCGGCGGCAGCCACGTGAGCTGTTCCTGCGGCACGATGCGGCCGTCGTCCAGCCGCACGGCGGCATCAGGCTGGCCGTTGAATTCGTGCGCGGTGCCAGTGTGCTCGCGGCCTTCGAAGATGACGCGTGCGTGCTTCATGCGGCGGCCTCCTGCACCAGCGTGTTGCGGAGGGTTTCGAACCCGGGCGCGGAGATCTCGATGCGGTCGCCCGCACGCGCCAGCGGCCGGCCGGCATCGCAGCCCAGCATCAGCACGTCGCCATGCGCGAGCGTCATGAACTCGCCCACGTCGGTGAGCAGCTGCTGCGCCGGACGCACGAGCTGCGAGAAGTCGATCGACTGCTTCAACGCGCCGTTGATGCGCACCTCGACGCGAAAGCCCGCGGGGTCGGCCACCTCCTGCGCATCGCGCAGCGCCGGGCCGACGCCAAGGAACCCGTCGACGCACTTGAACTTCACCGGCGGGCGGAAGAAGCTCGGATGCGGAATCGAGAGGTCGTTCATCAGCACGAAGCCTTCCACGTCGCCCTCGGCGCCGATCACCATGCCGATGCTCGCGCCGATCTCCACCTCCGGCACGGACGAGGGCACCGTGATGGCGCTGCCGTGCGGGCTCCAGGTGTTGGCGGTCTTCACGTAGAGCACGGGTGCCTTCGGCGGTGCCTTGTACGGTGGCTGAGTCATCTGCGGCGCGAGCGCATCGAGCTCGGCGCGGAAGTTCAGCAGCGTGCCGTAGACCGTGCCGGTCGGCAGGAAAGGGGAGGGGGTCATTCGGGCTGCTCCAGCGCGATCAGTTCGTCCAGCAGTCCATACAGCTGCGTCAGTTTGGTCTTGCCCAGCGACTGCTCCAGCCACTGGTAGTGCGACTCGATGCTCGAGGACAGCTTCTTCACCAGCTTCATACCGTGCGCTGTGGCCTCGACCACGGTGCGGCGCTGGTCCTCGGGGTCGCGGCTGCGGGTGATGAGGTCGTCGCGCTCCATGCGTGCGAGCACGCCGGTGAGGCTGGGCCCGAGGATGAATGCCTCGCGCGCCACCCGGCCGGTTTCCACCGCGCCATGCTCGCCGAGCACGCGCAGCACGCGCCACTGCTGGTCGGACAAGGCGTGCTCGCGCAGGCTGGGCCGCGTGTGGGCCATGACGGCTTCGCGCGCCTGCAGCAGAAGGCGCGGGAGGTTGCGGTGGGTGAAGGTGCTGGCCACGGGATGCGTCTTGCAGATTATTTAATATATTAAATGATCCGTTGTGGAGAGGCCAGCGGGCAACCGGGAAAACCCGCATCGGGTGCGAAGTGGAGCGATCGGGGACCGCTACCTGTACTTGATGTCCTCGTACTCCCAGAAGAACTTCCTGCGCAGACATTCGAGCGACTCGTTCCATGTCGATCGTTCGCAGGACGCCACTCTTCTCGCCAGCGTTTCGCGCACCTCGTTCCAGTCGTAGTGGTCGACAACGACCAGTGCGTCCGTCACAAAGGTCTTTGCCCTTTCTTGCATGGCCGAGAAGAACTTCAGCATCTCGCCTTTGTGGTGCGCTTCCAGGCCCTCCGGTGTCGCGAGAAGCAGCTGAAAGATGTGGGCACCCGGCACGCCCGCTTCGCCGATCTCCAGTTCAAGCATCTCGTAGACATCGGCGGGCGAGGCGGGGTGCCATGCGCGCAGGTCCTCGATGTCAACGCCCTGGAGGCTACGGATTTCAAGGCGCATCGTCATTTTCAAGGCTCCACATCGACGTGAACGTTCGCTTGGTAGGGGCGCGTCGCCCCTGGCGCTATCGGTCCCTTGACCGGATCTCGATCCTCGAAATTCACCTGCCAGCCGGTCATGGAGTAGGGTTGTTTGCTGTCCGGATGAATATTCTTCCCCTGGTCGGTCGGTTTCCGGCTGGGGCCACGCACCTTTCGACAGCCGTCTGCGGATCTCAGCAGCCACACTCCCTTTATCGTCGTTTCCTTGAAGCCCGGGCCTACGAATTCTTCCGCCAGTTCACGAGCTTCCGCCTGTGTCAGGCGTGCAGTGATCTGCGCGTTGTAGCTCTTGCCCGAGGCATGCCGCTTCTTGGAAAGCCCTCTGATCTTATTCAGCCGGGCCCGTTGCCGCTTCGACAGGCATCGGAGGCCCAGCGGGTCGATCCAGCCCAGCGCGTTCGGGGCGAACTGGTAGAAGTTCTCTCCTCCAGCCAGGCCAATGGGGTCCTGACTGATGAAGGCGCCAATGTGCGGGTCGTAGTACCTGTTCCTGTTGTAGTGGAGACCTGACTCTTCGTCGAGGTACTGCCCCTGGAGGCGGATCGGGTTGCTGATTCTCCCGACGCGATCCTCAATGGATTCGCCCCAGCCCGTGGGTCTGGCGGACCAGATCACTTCACCCGACGCGTCGGTCAGGCGGCTGGGCGTGCCGTTGGGTTCGACGTGGTAGTGGGCGACGCACTTCGCCGGCTGCCGCGATGGGTCGGAAGCCGCATCGACGAGGCCGTCGATCAGGGCGAGCGGCACATGGGTCCCTGGGTAGAACAGGTACTCGCGCAGGCGCTCGCATGGCACCTGGGGGCCATGCCGATGCCGCGTACGCCTACGGTGCAACGCCGCAACTTCGCCGTTCTCCTGAAGCGCCGTTTGTTGGCCATGGGGCTGGCGCACTTCGCCCAGCAACGCATCCCCGTCCCAGAAAAACCAGATCGTGTGCGACGCGCTGCGTTTGAACACGCGGCGGCCCATGCTGTCGTATCCATAGTGAGTAACGCTGTTGCCGCGGCGGCTTTCGATCAACCGGTGGTTGGCATCCCAAACCATTTCAAGGTCGTCCGGTGACGCCTG
It includes:
- the hpaE gene encoding 5-carboxymethyl-2-hydroxymuconate semialdehyde dehydrogenase, translating into MRVDHLIAGQRVAGKDYFETVNPATQEVLAEVASGGEAEVNAAVAAAKEAFPKWAGLPAPERAKLIRKLGDLIAKHVPEIAQTETDDCGQVIAQTGKQLIPRAADNFYYFAEMCTRVDGHTYPTPTHLNYTLFHPVGVCALISPWNVPFMTATWKVAPCLAFGNTAVLKMSELSPLTAARLGELALEAGIPPGVLNLVHGYGKEAGEPLVAHPDVRAISFTGSTATGNRIVKSAGLKKFSMELGGKSPFVIFEDADLDRALDAAVFMIFSNNGERCTAGSRILVQQSIYADFAAKFAERARRITVGDPLDEKTIVGPMISQAHLAKVRSYIELGPKEGATLLCGGLEAPSNLPDRVKKGNYVMPTVFADVDNRMKIAQDEIFGPVACLIPFKDEAHAIELANDIPYGLSSYVWTENIGKAHRVAAAVEAGMCFVNSQNVRDLRQPFGGTKASGTGREGGTWSYEVFCEPKNVAVSMGSHHIPHWGA
- the hpaI gene encoding 4-hydroxy-2-oxoheptanedioate aldolase, giving the protein MQTPLNTFKQAMQAGEQKIGLWVGLADGYVAEILAGTGFDWLLVDGEHAPNDVRSVLAQLQGISSTWSAQPESERSHPIVRIPTGDTTLIKQYLDIGAQTLLVPMVDTAEQAARLVQGMRYPPEGIRGMGSALARASRWQAYPGYLHEANAQTCLLVQAETVEAMKNLDAIAATPGVDGVFIGPADLSASMGFVGQPNHPEVQAVIADAIARIRKAGKAPGILSTTEEQARKWLAAGAQFVAVGVDTILLTSAAKQLASRYKNAASAVTPSGY
- the hpaH gene encoding 2-oxo-hept-4-ene-1,7-dioate hydratase, which codes for MLTADTIARLAAELHESERSRVQVEHFSRRFPEMTIEDGYAISREWVRQKIAEGRVVKGHKIGLTSRAMQQSSQIDEPDYGTLLDDMFFEQGGDIPFKRFIAPRIEVELAFVLGKKLQGPNVSIFDVLAATDYVVPAIEIIDARIEQFDRHTKAPRKVFDTIADNAANAGIVMGGRPVKPDAVDLRWVSALLYKNGVIEESGVAAAVLNHPATGVAWLANKLAPWDEHLEAGEVVLGGSFTRPTTALPGDTFHADYGPLGSIAFRLI
- a CDS encoding Imm8 family immunity protein, which encodes MTMRLEIRSLQGVDIEDLRAWHPASPADVYEMLELEIGEAGVPGAHIFQLLLATPEGLEAHHKGEMLKFFSAMQERAKTFVTDALVVVDHYDWNEVRETLARRVASCERSTWNESLECLRRKFFWEYEDIKYR
- a CDS encoding fumarylacetoacetate hydrolase family protein, whose product is MKHARVIFEGREHTGTAHEFNGQPDAAVRLDDGRIVPQEQLTWLPPLAPTPRPRTILALGLNYADHAKELEFKAPEEPLVFVKGQSTLIGHRQFTHRPAGVQFMHYECELAIVIGKTAKNVKRADAYDFIGGYSVANDYAIRDYLENWYRPNLRVKNRDTCTPLGPWFVDAADVPDPMALALKTTVNGTVTQQGNTRDMIFDAPFLVEYFSRFMTLSPGDLILTGTPDGVVDCKPGDVVICEIERVGALINTIQGKA
- the hpaR gene encoding homoprotocatechuate degradation operon regulator HpaR, with amino-acid sequence MASTFTHRNLPRLLLQAREAVMAHTRPSLREHALSDQQWRVLRVLGEHGAVETGRVAREAFILGPSLTGVLARMERDDLITRSRDPEDQRRTVVEATAHGMKLVKKLSSSIESHYQWLEQSLGKTKLTQLYGLLDELIALEQPE
- the hpaD gene encoding 3,4-dihydroxyphenylacetate 2,3-dioxygenase; this translates as MGTLALAAKITHVPSMYLSEFPGPNFGCREAAINGHKEIDRRCRTLGVDTIVVFDVHWQVNSEYHINCGPKFGGTYTSNELPHFIKNMPYAYPGNPALGHLIADMANEMGVKSRAHSDTTLGLEYGTLVPMRYMNADQHYKVISISGWCDWHDLTESGRFGLAVRRAIEERYEGTVAVFASGSLSHHFADNGHAPEFMHKVYDPFLEQVDRRVVELWKAGDWQAFVGMLPMYAEKCWGEGDMHDTAMLLGLLGWDRYTAPVEVVTPYFGSSGTGQINAIFPVTPLPV
- a CDS encoding 5-carboxymethyl-2-hydroxymuconate Delta-isomerase; this encodes MPHLVILYTPNIEAETDMSALCRTLADTMLAQRDEAGKPVFPIGGTRVLAYPAAHYAVADGKADYAFVYLNIRMAAGRSEAVKKKAGDELLADVRAHFEPIFDKRHIGITLQIDESPGQVYDGKHSNLHPLFNK
- a CDS encoding fumarylacetoacetate hydrolase family protein, which encodes MTPSPFLPTGTVYGTLLNFRAELDALAPQMTQPPYKAPPKAPVLYVKTANTWSPHGSAITVPSSVPEVEIGASIGMVIGAEGDVEGFVLMNDLSIPHPSFFRPPVKFKCVDGFLGVGPALRDAQEVADPAGFRVEVRINGALKQSIDFSQLVRPAQQLLTDVGEFMTLAHGDVLMLGCDAGRPLARAGDRIEISAPGFETLRNTLVQEAAA